GAGAGATCCTCGCTGTCGACGAATGGGGCATGCGCCGTCTGGCCTACCCGATCCGCAAGGGCAACGAGGGCTACTACCTCATCTACCGCCTACACCTGAGCGGCGAAACCCCCAAGACGATCGAGGCCGCGTTGCGCCAACGCGATAACGTCATGCGAGTCCTGGTCGTCCGGGAACGCCCGGAGTGGAAGACGAAGAAGGAGCCCAAGGCCGAAGGCAAGGCGGAGGCCGCCGCCTAAGGCCAAGAACTTCTGACGAGCAGTTGGGGAGTCACCTGATGGCACGTGGTCTGAACAACGTTTACCTGGTCGGCACGCTGGTCCAGAAGCCGGAGCTGCGCTACACCCCCGGTGGGTTGGCCATCCTGGAGATGAACCTGGCGGGCAACGACAACGTCATCGGTGACGACGACCGTCCTCGCGAACTGGCCTGGTACCACCGCGT
Above is a genomic segment from Trueperaceae bacterium containing:
- the rpsF gene encoding 30S ribosomal protein S6; its protein translation is MSSTVKYDLNVILDPSLTEQQVQSEKDAVALQVERAGGEILAVDEWGMRRLAYPIRKGNEGYYLIYRLHLSGETPKTIEAALRQRDNVMRVLVVRERPEWKTKKEPKAEGKAEAAA